In a single window of the Tigriopus californicus strain San Diego chromosome 2, Tcal_SD_v2.1, whole genome shotgun sequence genome:
- the LOC131893146 gene encoding WD repeat-containing and planar cell polarity effector protein fritz homolog isoform X2 — MKMGGVLPPSSAASILVQIRFWSAREELLIDPRDTHVLRYHDKSEIKAIIDDPETKDKMAFASDRGHNLLLDNKRPHKLRQTFRDLELVLSEQKIVYSGWNTASLFHLMMHTGLMVHIHLGKLGDVDKISFDKAFVGKLHENVTDVVFGKGFFVVTYLDSRLTLVQFARKRDQSDFVSFQHLDPKINHIECLGPLGRRLQRHLILSTNEQYLLVWWSSSEQEVFPWAPHLNEEDRANIMLFDMKKPLDPKLMGCIRTRSDPLDLRFFNLDPSSNQSSCVIHFLGQETTRKNEIHLENTFLHPVEGDRLLKRRNPQRISMASNVNCQAFIGNLVLLGCTDGTLLVFDCIHHKLDCQTKCSFIPSLIEIHPDKAICMVSSDKGMLQCFDIALNPIRLNVYQEDEAGSNVIDLSQHFRAQMSLVGMKFCPKLEQAINHSQRPCSMALMAQNYLMLQFFGGPLVLVNICGGVLNSGALGPFQIVAQYLKHQQYHQILLFLNQLDWLDAGQTILTCINTTFTKLLRVPFSREIETLLEMCLGLFYSPNKPIPVEVMDEYAEQIHDLTRKFFHHMLRHNQLAKSFQLAVDINDYDLFMDLYHSASKLNLKDIAEAAFVKARQMFFDNVRHPSDSESDSESLPPPPPSPPAGARLEPESRRPYALPSPMQLFSSVTTVQVDPSRDSHELAEENTSQTVDEYEDTREGNDSNKELEGHRQETHRLVMATTSTFAKTTSAKRISTNEFQVNQIGNPSGEDPVQDGQVTFASLPKLSIDLNQEKDIKVIHFGEV; from the exons ATGAAAATGGGTGGAGTGCTGCCACCCAGTTCTGCGGCCtcaattttggtccaaattcGATTTTGGTCGGCTCGTGAGGAACTTTTGATTGACCCAAGAGATACTCATGTTTTGCGTTATCACGATAAATCCGAAATCAAAGCCATCATAGATGATCCAGAGACCAAAGACAAAATGGCATTTGCGAGTGATAGAGGACACAATCTTCTCTTGGACAATAAGCGCCCGCACAAACTGAGGCAGACTTTCCGTGATCTTGAATTAGTTCTTTCCGAGCAAAAAATCGTGTATTCCGGCTGGAACACGGCGagtttgttccacttgatGATGCATACTGGACTAATGGTCCACATTCATCTCGGCAAGTTAGGGGATGTGGATAAGATTAGTTTTGATAAG GCATTTGTGGGCAAACTCCATGAGAATGTTACAGATGTCGTTTTTGGCAAGGGTTTCTTTGTTGTGACATACCTGGACTCTAGATTAACATTGGTTCAATTTGCGCGAAAAAGAGATCAATCTGATTTCGTTTCTTTCCAACACTTGGACCCCAAGATTAATCACATCGAATGCTTAGGACCTCTCGGCAGAAG gtTACAACGCCATCTTATACTGTCAACTAATGAGCAATATTTGTTAGTCTGGTGGTCAAGTTCTGAGCAAGAGGTCTTTCCATGGGCGCCACATCTTAATGAAGAAGATCGTGCCAATATTATGctttttgacatgaaaaagCCTTTAGATCCCAAGTTAATGGGTTGCATCCGAACTCGCAGCGATCCATTAGATTTAAG GTTCTTCAATTTGGACCCATCCTCTAATCAGTCGAGTTGTGTCATCCATTTCTTGGGCCAAGAAACGACCCGGAAAAATGAGATCCACTTGGAGAACACGTTTCTTCATCCTGTTGAGGGTGACCGCTTATTGAAGCGACGCAATCCTCAGCGCATTTCTATGGCTTCTAATGTCAATTGTCAAGCGTTTATAGGCAATCTTGTTCTATTAGGCTGCACAGATG GCACTCTTCTGGTTTTCGACTGCATTCACCACAAGTTGGATTGTCAAACCAAATGCTCATTTATCCCATCGCTCATTGAGATTCATCCGGACAAAGCAATTTGCATGGTTTCCAGTGACAAAGGCATGCTTCAATGCTTTGATATCGCACTCAATCCGATAAG GCTAAATGTGTACCAGGAAGATGAGGCGGGCTCAAATGTGATTGATCTGAGTCAACATTTCCGGGCCCAAATGTCTTTGGTGGGGATGAAGTTTTGCCCCAAATTGGAACAGGCCATCAATCATTCTCAACGGCCTTGCTCTATGGCTCTCATGGCTCAAAATTATTTAATGCTTCAGTTTTTT gGTGGACCACTCGTTCTGGTGAACATTTGTGGCGGGGTTCTCAATTCTGGAGCCTTGGGACCATTTCAAATAGTGGCCCAATATCTGAAACATCAGCAGTACCATCAAATTCTGTTGTTTCTGAACCAATTGGACTGGTTAGACGCGGGTCAAACCATCTTGACGTGCATTAACACTACATTTACCAAGCTCTTGAGGGTCCCATTTTCAAGAGAAATCGAGACCTTACTTGAAATGTGCCTCGGCCTTTTCTACTCGCCCAACAAACCCATTCCAGTTGAG GTGATGGACGAGTACGCTGAGCAGATCCATGACTTGACCAGAAAATTCTTTCACCACATGTTAAGGCATAACCAATTGGCCAAGTCGTTCCAATTGGCCGTGGACATAAATGATTACGACCTCTTCATGGATCTTTACCATTCTGCATCCAAACTTAACCTCAAAGATATAGCTGAAGCAGCTTTCGTTAAG GCAcgtcaaatgttttttgacaacGTGAGACATCCCTCTGATTCTGAGAGCGATTCAGAGTCTctgcctcctcctccgccaTCACCGCCAGCAGGAGCGAGGCTTGAACCCGAGTCAAGACGTCCCTATGCTCTACCCTCGCCCATGCAACTGTTTTCCTCTGTGACCACTGTTCAAGTGGATCCTAGTAGAGATTCACATGAGCTTGCGGAAGAGAATACATCCCAAACCGTGGACGAGTATGAGGATACACGTGAGGGAAATGACTCGAACAAAGAACTGGAAGGACATCGACAAGAAACTCATCGCCTTGTCATGGCAACCACA AGCACCTTCGCCAAAACAACGTCGGCTAAGAGGATCTCCACCAATGAGTTCCAAGTGAATCAG ATCGGCAATCCAAGTGGGGAAGATCCAGTTCAAGATGGCCAAGTGACCTTTGCCTCTTTACCCAAGTTGAGTATCGATCTGAACCAGGAGAAAGACATCaaagtcattcattttggAGAGGTCTAA
- the LOC131893147 gene encoding PX domain-containing protein kinase-like protein isoform X2, whose amino-acid sequence MVQMQEYIVQTSHLPSSANYALSDLSSLQKLELLSWTVRRRYSDFRNLKAVIQESSGLDFSFPAKKITGNLNEDFVASRQSGLQGFLDQVLAHPYLRTSTALKRFLDDVSWRDNFQDLALHSVSNFCRANESIQIERVLHNMGWRTRKIFFQVKGPTGSNDEMFLVWSQLRLANQLSEKTMQSICRSLSLMEHPYLSTVHACALSNAGGVFVRYMSPLGSLRDIMHGSRPKSPFLRKYVKTQKVRTFPEPDLCLMSWQMLHGLMFLRDKGLGHGNLTTSNVHFGGGNVKIASFENFFLGLPGFYRPWAVQLKQPSKSLANFDVYCFGHVLFELATGFPLNQTTMKEALSKHSEEMNSLLWSILSLESTKASDYPSFDSLLHHPWFNDFRNKTFSSPTLKFSQSTKEVIAKVKQAVEERLTTDHKLFKAYQRDQRRKSVLNSNTEKRKRQLLRELSVPRNETRVTPTIHPTPPSVTKAVVTERKVGNGSGTLPSSHPPPPPPAPSKMPKDEIKEQNAPGHVAPNSNRSALLGSIASFQKGSLRKAETKDRSAPKI is encoded by the exons ATGGTTCAAATGCAG GAATACATCGTGCAGACATCTCATCTTCCCTCGTCAGCGAATTATGCGCTCTCGGACTTATCTTCGTTGCAAAAACTTGAGCTACTTTCTTGGACTGTGCGGCGTCGTTATTCGGATTTCAGGAACCTCAAAGCCGTCATTCAGGAATCTTCTGGATTGGATTtttccttccctgctaagaaAATCACTGGGAATTTAA ATGAAGATTTTGTAGCGTCGCGGCAATCCGGATTGCAAGGTTTTTTGGACCAAGTTCTAGCTCATCCCTATCTAAGGACTTCCACGGCTTTGAAACGATTTCTAGATGATGTTTCCTGGCGAGATAATTTCCAAG ACCTGGCTTTGCATTCCGTGTCCAATTTCTGTCGGGCCAATGAGTCAATTCAAATCGAGAGAGTCCTTCACAACATGGGATGGCGAACCCGGAAGATTTTCTTTCAG GTAAAGGGACCAACCGGGTCCAACGATGAGATGTTCTTGGTGTGGAGCCAACTTCGTTTAGCAAACCAGCTGTCGGAGAAGACAATGCAAAGCATATGCAGATCTCTGTCGCTAATGGAG CATCCTTATCTGAGCACTGTCCACGCATGTGCCTTGTCCAATGCTGGGGGTGTATTTGTTCGATATATGAGTCCCTTGGGATCTCTCCGTGATATCATGCATGGATCCCGACCAAAATCGCCCTTTCTTCGGAAGTACGTTAAGACGCAAAAGGTCCGGACTTTTCCAGAGCCCGATTTGTGTCTAATGAGCTGGCAAATGTTGCATGGGCTGATGTTTCTTCGCGACAAGGGCCTTGGTCATG GCAACCTGACGACATCCAACGTTCATTTTGGAGGGGGAAATGTAAAGATTGCTAGTTTCGAGAACTTCTTCCTTGGATTACCAGGGTTTTATCGCCCATGGGCAGTGCAGCTGAAgcaaccttcaaaatcattggcTAATTTTGATGTCTATTGCTTCGGGCATGTCCTGTTCGAACTTGCAACAGGTTTTCCTTTGAACCAAACCACAATGAAAGAGGCTCTCTCAAAACATTCTGAAGAAATGA ACTCTCTACTCTGGTCCATTCTATCGTTGGAATCTACCAAAGCGTCGGATTATCCCTCGTTTGATTCCCTTCTCCATCACCCATGGTTCAACGATTTCCGAAACAAGACATTTTCATCACCAACGCTCAAGTTCTCTCAATCCACCAAAGAagtgattgccaaagtgaagCAAGCGGTTGAAGAACGCCTCACTACCGACCACAAATTA TTCAAGGCTTATCAACGGGATCAAAGACGCAAATCCGTCCTAAACTCGAACACAGAGAAGCGCAAGCGACAACTTTTGAGGGAGCTTTCTGTACCCCGCAACGAAACGCGGGTCACTCCTACAATCCATCCTACACCACCGTCTGTTACTAAAGCGGTGGTAACCGAGAGAAAAGTAGGTAATGGAAGTGGTACACTACCGTCGTCACACccaccccctccccctcctgcACCATCGAAGATGCCCAAAGACGAGatcaaagaacaaaatgcTCCTGGGCATGTGGCGCCAAATTCCAATCGATCAGCTCTTTTGGGTTCGATCGCATCGTTTCAAAAGGGCTCCTTAAGGAAGGCAGAAACCAAAGATCGGAGTGCGCCCAAGATTTGA
- the LOC131893146 gene encoding WD repeat-containing and planar cell polarity effector protein fritz homolog isoform X1 translates to MKMGGVLPPSSAASILVQIRFWSAREELLIDPRDTHVLRYHDKSEIKAIIDDPETKDKMAFASDRGHNLLLDNKRPHKLRQTFRDLELVLSEQKIVYSGWNTASLFHLMMHTGLMVHIHLGKLGDVDKISFDKAFVGKLHENVTDVVFGKGFFVVTYLDSRLTLVQFARKRDQSDFVSFQHLDPKINHIECLGPLGRRLQRHLILSTNEQYLLVWWSSSEQEVFPWAPHLNEEDRANIMLFDMKKPLDPKLMGCIRTRSDPLDLRFFNLDPSSNQSSCVIHFLGQETTRKNEIHLENTFLHPVEGDRLLKRRNPQRISMASNVNCQAFIGNLVLLGCTDGTLLVFDCIHHKLDCQTKCSFIPSLIEIHPDKAICMVSSDKGMLQCFDIALNPIRLNVYQEDEAGSNVIDLSQHFRAQMSLVGMKFCPKLEQAINHSQRPCSMALMAQNYLMLQFFGGPLVLVNICGGVLNSGALGPFQIVAQYLKHQQYHQILLFLNQLDWLDAGQTILTCINTTFTKLLRVPFSREIETLLEMCLGLFYSPNKPIPVEVMDEYAEQIHDLTRKFFHHMLRHNQLAKSFQLAVDINDYDLFMDLYHSASKLNLKDIAEAAFVKARQMFFDNVRHPSDSESDSESLPPPPPSPPAGARLEPESRRPYALPSPMQLFSSVTTVQVDPSRDSHELAEENTSQTVDEYEDTREGNDSNKELEGHRQETHRLVMATTSTFAKTTSAKRISTNEFQVNQILYFVSISSPRLLEPQQIGNPSGEDPVQDGQVTFASLPKLSIDLNQEKDIKVIHFGEV, encoded by the exons ATGAAAATGGGTGGAGTGCTGCCACCCAGTTCTGCGGCCtcaattttggtccaaattcGATTTTGGTCGGCTCGTGAGGAACTTTTGATTGACCCAAGAGATACTCATGTTTTGCGTTATCACGATAAATCCGAAATCAAAGCCATCATAGATGATCCAGAGACCAAAGACAAAATGGCATTTGCGAGTGATAGAGGACACAATCTTCTCTTGGACAATAAGCGCCCGCACAAACTGAGGCAGACTTTCCGTGATCTTGAATTAGTTCTTTCCGAGCAAAAAATCGTGTATTCCGGCTGGAACACGGCGagtttgttccacttgatGATGCATACTGGACTAATGGTCCACATTCATCTCGGCAAGTTAGGGGATGTGGATAAGATTAGTTTTGATAAG GCATTTGTGGGCAAACTCCATGAGAATGTTACAGATGTCGTTTTTGGCAAGGGTTTCTTTGTTGTGACATACCTGGACTCTAGATTAACATTGGTTCAATTTGCGCGAAAAAGAGATCAATCTGATTTCGTTTCTTTCCAACACTTGGACCCCAAGATTAATCACATCGAATGCTTAGGACCTCTCGGCAGAAG gtTACAACGCCATCTTATACTGTCAACTAATGAGCAATATTTGTTAGTCTGGTGGTCAAGTTCTGAGCAAGAGGTCTTTCCATGGGCGCCACATCTTAATGAAGAAGATCGTGCCAATATTATGctttttgacatgaaaaagCCTTTAGATCCCAAGTTAATGGGTTGCATCCGAACTCGCAGCGATCCATTAGATTTAAG GTTCTTCAATTTGGACCCATCCTCTAATCAGTCGAGTTGTGTCATCCATTTCTTGGGCCAAGAAACGACCCGGAAAAATGAGATCCACTTGGAGAACACGTTTCTTCATCCTGTTGAGGGTGACCGCTTATTGAAGCGACGCAATCCTCAGCGCATTTCTATGGCTTCTAATGTCAATTGTCAAGCGTTTATAGGCAATCTTGTTCTATTAGGCTGCACAGATG GCACTCTTCTGGTTTTCGACTGCATTCACCACAAGTTGGATTGTCAAACCAAATGCTCATTTATCCCATCGCTCATTGAGATTCATCCGGACAAAGCAATTTGCATGGTTTCCAGTGACAAAGGCATGCTTCAATGCTTTGATATCGCACTCAATCCGATAAG GCTAAATGTGTACCAGGAAGATGAGGCGGGCTCAAATGTGATTGATCTGAGTCAACATTTCCGGGCCCAAATGTCTTTGGTGGGGATGAAGTTTTGCCCCAAATTGGAACAGGCCATCAATCATTCTCAACGGCCTTGCTCTATGGCTCTCATGGCTCAAAATTATTTAATGCTTCAGTTTTTT gGTGGACCACTCGTTCTGGTGAACATTTGTGGCGGGGTTCTCAATTCTGGAGCCTTGGGACCATTTCAAATAGTGGCCCAATATCTGAAACATCAGCAGTACCATCAAATTCTGTTGTTTCTGAACCAATTGGACTGGTTAGACGCGGGTCAAACCATCTTGACGTGCATTAACACTACATTTACCAAGCTCTTGAGGGTCCCATTTTCAAGAGAAATCGAGACCTTACTTGAAATGTGCCTCGGCCTTTTCTACTCGCCCAACAAACCCATTCCAGTTGAG GTGATGGACGAGTACGCTGAGCAGATCCATGACTTGACCAGAAAATTCTTTCACCACATGTTAAGGCATAACCAATTGGCCAAGTCGTTCCAATTGGCCGTGGACATAAATGATTACGACCTCTTCATGGATCTTTACCATTCTGCATCCAAACTTAACCTCAAAGATATAGCTGAAGCAGCTTTCGTTAAG GCAcgtcaaatgttttttgacaacGTGAGACATCCCTCTGATTCTGAGAGCGATTCAGAGTCTctgcctcctcctccgccaTCACCGCCAGCAGGAGCGAGGCTTGAACCCGAGTCAAGACGTCCCTATGCTCTACCCTCGCCCATGCAACTGTTTTCCTCTGTGACCACTGTTCAAGTGGATCCTAGTAGAGATTCACATGAGCTTGCGGAAGAGAATACATCCCAAACCGTGGACGAGTATGAGGATACACGTGAGGGAAATGACTCGAACAAAGAACTGGAAGGACATCGACAAGAAACTCATCGCCTTGTCATGGCAACCACA AGCACCTTCGCCAAAACAACGTCGGCTAAGAGGATCTCCACCAATGAGTTCCAAGTGAATCAG ATCTTGTATTTTGTCTCCATATCTTCTCCACGTCTCCTTGAACCTCAACAGATCGGCAATCCAAGTGGGGAAGATCCAGTTCAAGATGGCCAAGTGACCTTTGCCTCTTTACCCAAGTTGAGTATCGATCTGAACCAGGAGAAAGACATCaaagtcattcattttggAGAGGTCTAA
- the LOC131892688 gene encoding uncharacterized protein LOC131892688: MGGCFSKCGGKYMVGSKEKDATKSGHGDTPQLVNKLDKNASFSNGNAANGNGQTQKRHGSASSSSSSSSSSSSSQGSKQADPQADPQAVKLLDPESNEPHVVTTSSMQSSSQVTSKNETVTSEDGTHTTTINQEHSQTHVTSATQQVITSTQVITDPKEVEALLAAGGEYTSTHQESSRVCLESSQVTSETRVISGQELEDRIKDIQAGSTAPKSGNSSSSSSEDEAEKEPAEPLVSEATTTEQVGPDTYRTETVEVKTTPDSHTEIVKTVIMTQEHSESHDVEPGHTEAQGEDDIPPPPPPPEAEVAPPKKVDLAALGVVNMKGGSSSSSSSSSSDEEEIPPPPEEPSQGEQYAQLVTPSGFSPSHEFTPVAHEDEDGDLPAPPPESEVTIAVVDVDEAEAEANAEDGHTNDEKSSSSSHSDSD, from the coding sequence ATGGGCGGGTGCTTCTCCAAATGCGGTGGCAAATACATGGTCGGCTCCAAGGAGAAGGATGCCACCAAGAGCGGCCACGGAGACACGCCTCAATTGGTTAACAAACTCGACAAGAACGCCTCCTTCTCCAACGGTAACGCGGCCAATGGCAATGGACAGACCCAAAAACGACACGGCTCAGCCtcttcgtcgtcctcttcgtcctcatcgtcctcctcttctcaGGGGTCCAAGCAGGCCGACCCGCAGGCCGACCCGCAGGCCGTTAAGTTATTGGATCCCGAGTCCAATGAGCCGCATGTAGTGACCACCTCCTCCATGCAATCCTCGTCGCAAGTCACGTCCAAGAACGAGACCGTCACCTCGGAGGATGGCACccacaccaccaccatcaaccaaGAACACAGCCAGACCCACGTGACCTCGGCCACGCAGCAGGTCATCACCTCCACGCAGGTCATCACCGACCCCAAGGAGGTGGAGGCCCTATTAGCCGCGGGTGGAGAGTACACGTCCACCCATCAGGAAAGCTCGCGAGTGTGCCTGGAGTCGTCGCAAGTGACCTCGGAGACGCGGGTGATCAGTGGTCAAGAATTGGAGGATCGGATCAAGGATATTCAAGCTGGTTCGACCGCTCCCAAGAGCGGCAACTCGTCCAGTTCATCGTCGGAGGATGAAGCCGAAAAAGAGCCAGCCGAGCCATTGGTATCCGAGGCCACCACCACGGAACAGGTGGGACCGGATACCTATCGTACGGAGACCGTGGAGGTTAAGACCACGCCCGACTCGCACACCGAGATCGTCAAGACCGTCATCATGACGCAAGAGCATTCGGAAAGCCATGATGTCGAGCCTGGCCACACTGAAGCCCAAGGCGAAGATGATATCCCGcctccccctcctccaccTGAGGCCGAAGTGGCCCCTCCCAAGAAGGTTGATCTGGCCGCTTTGGGCGTGGTGAACATGAAGGGTGgctcttcgtcctcttcgtcgtcgtcctcatcaGACGAGGAAGAGATCCCGCCCCCACCCGAAGAACCGTCGCAAGGGGAACAATACGCCCAATTGGTCACCCCTTCAGGTTTTTCACCCTCCCACGAGTTTACACCCGTGGCTCACGAGGATGAGGACGGGGATCTCCCGGCCCCGCCCCCGGAAAGTGAGGTCACCATCGCTGTGGTGGACGTGGACGAAGCCGAGGCCGAAGCTAATGCCGAAGACGGTCATACCAATGATGAGaagtcctcctcgtcctcacATAGCGATTCGGACTAA
- the LOC131893147 gene encoding PX domain-containing protein kinase-like protein isoform X1, producing MLIESIAEIRNMALERVKIRLGPDEALLFQVKIIGNDTNEKGGFVEYIVQTSHLPSSANYALSDLSSLQKLELLSWTVRRRYSDFRNLKAVIQESSGLDFSFPAKKITGNLNEDFVASRQSGLQGFLDQVLAHPYLRTSTALKRFLDDVSWRDNFQDLALHSVSNFCRANESIQIERVLHNMGWRTRKIFFQVKGPTGSNDEMFLVWSQLRLANQLSEKTMQSICRSLSLMEHPYLSTVHACALSNAGGVFVRYMSPLGSLRDIMHGSRPKSPFLRKYVKTQKVRTFPEPDLCLMSWQMLHGLMFLRDKGLGHGNLTTSNVHFGGGNVKIASFENFFLGLPGFYRPWAVQLKQPSKSLANFDVYCFGHVLFELATGFPLNQTTMKEALSKHSEEMNSLLWSILSLESTKASDYPSFDSLLHHPWFNDFRNKTFSSPTLKFSQSTKEVIAKVKQAVEERLTTDHKLFKAYQRDQRRKSVLNSNTEKRKRQLLRELSVPRNETRVTPTIHPTPPSVTKAVVTERKVGNGSGTLPSSHPPPPPPAPSKMPKDEIKEQNAPGHVAPNSNRSALLGSIASFQKGSLRKAETKDRSAPKI from the exons ATGTTAATAGAAAGCATTGCAGAGATTAGAAACATGGCTTTGGAACGTGTGAAAATTCGCCTTGGACCTGACGAAGCTTTATTATTCCAAGTCAAGATTATTGGAAACGACACTAACGAAAAAGGAGGCTTTGTT GAATACATCGTGCAGACATCTCATCTTCCCTCGTCAGCGAATTATGCGCTCTCGGACTTATCTTCGTTGCAAAAACTTGAGCTACTTTCTTGGACTGTGCGGCGTCGTTATTCGGATTTCAGGAACCTCAAAGCCGTCATTCAGGAATCTTCTGGATTGGATTtttccttccctgctaagaaAATCACTGGGAATTTAA ATGAAGATTTTGTAGCGTCGCGGCAATCCGGATTGCAAGGTTTTTTGGACCAAGTTCTAGCTCATCCCTATCTAAGGACTTCCACGGCTTTGAAACGATTTCTAGATGATGTTTCCTGGCGAGATAATTTCCAAG ACCTGGCTTTGCATTCCGTGTCCAATTTCTGTCGGGCCAATGAGTCAATTCAAATCGAGAGAGTCCTTCACAACATGGGATGGCGAACCCGGAAGATTTTCTTTCAG GTAAAGGGACCAACCGGGTCCAACGATGAGATGTTCTTGGTGTGGAGCCAACTTCGTTTAGCAAACCAGCTGTCGGAGAAGACAATGCAAAGCATATGCAGATCTCTGTCGCTAATGGAG CATCCTTATCTGAGCACTGTCCACGCATGTGCCTTGTCCAATGCTGGGGGTGTATTTGTTCGATATATGAGTCCCTTGGGATCTCTCCGTGATATCATGCATGGATCCCGACCAAAATCGCCCTTTCTTCGGAAGTACGTTAAGACGCAAAAGGTCCGGACTTTTCCAGAGCCCGATTTGTGTCTAATGAGCTGGCAAATGTTGCATGGGCTGATGTTTCTTCGCGACAAGGGCCTTGGTCATG GCAACCTGACGACATCCAACGTTCATTTTGGAGGGGGAAATGTAAAGATTGCTAGTTTCGAGAACTTCTTCCTTGGATTACCAGGGTTTTATCGCCCATGGGCAGTGCAGCTGAAgcaaccttcaaaatcattggcTAATTTTGATGTCTATTGCTTCGGGCATGTCCTGTTCGAACTTGCAACAGGTTTTCCTTTGAACCAAACCACAATGAAAGAGGCTCTCTCAAAACATTCTGAAGAAATGA ACTCTCTACTCTGGTCCATTCTATCGTTGGAATCTACCAAAGCGTCGGATTATCCCTCGTTTGATTCCCTTCTCCATCACCCATGGTTCAACGATTTCCGAAACAAGACATTTTCATCACCAACGCTCAAGTTCTCTCAATCCACCAAAGAagtgattgccaaagtgaagCAAGCGGTTGAAGAACGCCTCACTACCGACCACAAATTA TTCAAGGCTTATCAACGGGATCAAAGACGCAAATCCGTCCTAAACTCGAACACAGAGAAGCGCAAGCGACAACTTTTGAGGGAGCTTTCTGTACCCCGCAACGAAACGCGGGTCACTCCTACAATCCATCCTACACCACCGTCTGTTACTAAAGCGGTGGTAACCGAGAGAAAAGTAGGTAATGGAAGTGGTACACTACCGTCGTCACACccaccccctccccctcctgcACCATCGAAGATGCCCAAAGACGAGatcaaagaacaaaatgcTCCTGGGCATGTGGCGCCAAATTCCAATCGATCAGCTCTTTTGGGTTCGATCGCATCGTTTCAAAAGGGCTCCTTAAGGAAGGCAGAAACCAAAGATCGGAGTGCGCCCAAGATTTGA
- the LOC131893148 gene encoding leptin receptor gene-related protein-like: MAAGLKALVGLAFLGSIGLLFLFLACALPSYNNWWPMFTIIFYVLSPLPSLITRRFTDDLSSTSALKEFCYFLTTGIVLSAFALPIVLARAPSGATGEETVIATGACFLVLMGNLVMFLTIYGLFMIFDNEDGFEYSNWGSGF, translated from the exons ATGGCCGCGGGACTCAAGG CTTTGGTTGGCTTGGCCTTTTTGGGCTCCATTGGATTGCTGTTTTTGTTCCTGGCCTGTGCTCTCCCGTCCTACAA TAATTGGTGGCCCATGTTCACCATCATTTTCTACGTGCTCTCGCCTCTGCCATCACTCATCACACGTCGCTTCACCGACGATCTCTCATCCACTTCGGCCTTGAAAGAGTTCTGCTACTTCCTCACCACGGGCATTGTCTTGTCCGCATTTGCTCTGCCCATCGTCCTGGCTCGAGCTCCCTCAGGAGCCACCGGCGAAGAGACAGTG ATTGCCACTGGGGCTTGtttcttggttttgatggGCAATCTGGTCATGTTCTTGACCATCTACGGCCTATTCATGATCTTTGACAATGAGGACGGGTTTGAATACTCCAATTGGGGCAGCGGATTCTAA